ATGACTGCCCAAATCATGGCATCCATTGGGAGCTTGCGTTTACGCAATGTTGCTACACCATTGGAATCTAAACAGGCTTGTATAATAAAACATCAGCCAAGCTTTTAAATTCAGTGAGACGAGAGATAGATGTACGTGCAAGTGCTTCTGACAATTCCATTAAAAAATCCGATACCAGTATACTGATATCGGATTTTGAAGCCTTGAAAAGATCAGTCAACTGATCATTAAAATATTTCTTAACTGATCGGCATTACCCCATAAGGGGCTTTTTTTTTGCAATTAGGTGTGTAGGTAATCTCTACCGCGGTAGTCGTTAACGTGATTGATCAGTCAGCAGGATCGTTATTTTACTAACCGACAACGACCGGATCATTAAATTACTAACAGCCTATCTATGGGATCAACTTTTTACCAACTAAGACGGCACTTGATCGCAATGATGTGTATTTTTTAATGCATTCTGTCCGGCATATTTTCAAAAGATCAATCACTTAGTGTTCATTAATATAAGCACTTACCTTTTAAGTACGTATAGATCTGATCCTCGAAGGATCTACTAGGTAAGAAAGTGATCTCTGCACGGTGGACTTAGGAAAATTATGATCCCCTGTGAAATTACACGATCTTCATAATTTTTTAATCTAAATATTTGTTGCGAAAAAAACACCATTATTCGATGCTAAGTGGCGTTAAATGCAGATAAAATAGGAACAAATTGTATCTAACTTATTGAAACTATGTTCCTGATAAATGAATTAACGTTATATTATCAGGTAAACTTTCATAAAACTGTCATACTTAGTCATAATAATGAAACCGACTTCGGTAACGTAAGAGATAAATGGGAATGTCACGTAGAGTACTAGTAGTTGATGACGAAGCACCAATCAGAGAAATGTTGGTGTTTGTGTTAGAACAAAATGGCTTTCAAGCAATTGAAGCGGAAGACTATGATTCAGCGATTGCAGCCATGGTAGAGCCATACCCAGATATGGTGCTCCTAGATTGGATGTTACCTGGCGGTAGTGGTATCCAAATTGCGAAAAAGTTTAAGCAAAGTGAGTATACTCGTCAGATCCCCATCATCATGCTAACAGCTCGTGGTGAAGAGGAAGACAAAGTTAAAGGATTAGAAGTAGGTGCAGATGACTACGTGACTAAGCCTTTTTCTCCAAAGGAGCTTATGGCGAGGATTAAGGCGGTAATGCGCCGTGTATCTCCGACATCGCTAGAAGAAGCGATAGAGGTACATGGTTTAAGATTGGATCCAATTTCACACCGTGTTACCTCTGCAGGTAACGAACTAGAAATGGGGCCAACCGAGTTTAGGCTGTTGCACTTTTTCATGACTCACCCTGAGCGTGTTTATAGTCGAGAACAGTTGCTAGATCATGTATGGGGCACCAATGTGTATGTAGAAGACCGCACGGTTGATGTACATATTCGTCGCCTAAGAAAAGCGATTGCACCACTTGGTCACGATAGGTTAGTCCAAACTGTTCGTGGTGCGGGCTATCGTTTTTCTAGTAAAGTATAAAGCATTAATTTATGCGCTGTGGTAGCGTTATCCTAGCGCTTAATCTTTAG
This genomic window from Pseudoalteromonas luteoviolacea contains:
- the phoB gene encoding phosphate regulon transcriptional regulator PhoB, translating into MSRRVLVVDDEAPIREMLVFVLEQNGFQAIEAEDYDSAIAAMVEPYPDMVLLDWMLPGGSGIQIAKKFKQSEYTRQIPIIMLTARGEEEDKVKGLEVGADDYVTKPFSPKELMARIKAVMRRVSPTSLEEAIEVHGLRLDPISHRVTSAGNELEMGPTEFRLLHFFMTHPERVYSREQLLDHVWGTNVYVEDRTVDVHIRRLRKAIAPLGHDRLVQTVRGAGYRFSSKV